The Sphingomonas sp. genome has a window encoding:
- a CDS encoding metallophosphoesterase has translation MAAIAHLSDIHFGANDPKIVAATEAWLQARQPDLVIISGDLTQRARVSQFRQAAAYVNRLRAAGHNLLVVPGNHDVPLYDVVRRFAAPLQRYKRYISNDLCPWFENDEISVLGINTARSLTIKDGRVNREQIALMKGRFAAVSSSKTKILVTHHPLFSMPIGAGGELSEAVGRHDEAVKGACEAGVHIALAGHFHRTYAQSARKMAEKAGSAIIIQAGTATSTRLRNAEPQSFNWLEVASHDRFSLQVIAWGGTSFLEGSKVAFTYDGGEWQSRKDL, from the coding sequence ATGGCAGCTATTGCACATCTTTCGGATATCCACTTCGGAGCCAACGACCCCAAGATTGTAGCCGCGACCGAGGCTTGGCTGCAGGCCCGCCAGCCTGACCTGGTGATCATAAGCGGCGACCTCACGCAGCGTGCGCGCGTCAGCCAGTTTCGTCAGGCCGCCGCTTATGTGAATCGCCTTCGCGCAGCCGGCCACAACCTGCTGGTGGTACCCGGAAACCATGATGTACCGCTCTATGACGTCGTTCGGCGGTTTGCGGCACCGCTTCAGCGGTACAAGCGCTACATCTCAAACGATCTTTGCCCGTGGTTTGAGAATGACGAGATCAGCGTCCTCGGGATCAACACCGCACGTTCGCTTACGATCAAAGACGGTCGGGTTAATCGCGAGCAGATCGCCTTGATGAAAGGGCGCTTCGCGGCGGTCAGCTCAAGCAAGACGAAGATCCTGGTCACCCACCACCCGCTCTTCTCGATGCCGATCGGCGCCGGCGGCGAACTAAGCGAAGCGGTCGGTCGACATGATGAGGCAGTCAAGGGCGCGTGCGAAGCCGGGGTGCACATAGCCCTCGCGGGGCACTTCCACAGGACCTATGCCCAGTCCGCGCGGAAGATGGCTGAGAAGGCGGGCTCCGCGATCATCATCCAGGCAGGGACCGCTACCTCGACCAGGCTACGAAATGCCGAGCCGCAGAGCTTCAATTGGCTTGAAGTAGCCAGCCATGACCGCTTCAGCCTCCAAGTGATCGCGTGGGGCGGCACGTCGTTCCTCGAAGGCAGCAAGGTTGCCTTCACGTACGACGGTGGGGAGTGGCAATCCCGTAAGGACCTCTGA
- a CDS encoding tyrosine-type recombinase/integrase — protein MSHSQYDPALQSRPAWNAGRSVGIKRPLTQKQIWAIRFFLDREGRVRDRALFDLAIDSKLRGCDLVKVKIGDLVSGVNVRTRSIVVQQKTGRPVQFELTSDVRGSLLAWLECRGGSIQDFAFPSRANPAEHLSVRQYARLLHEWIDAVGLPSAEYGTHSLRRTKAAMIYRATGNLRAIQILLGHSKIENTVRYLGVDVEDALLLAERTEI, from the coding sequence ATGTCACATTCGCAGTACGATCCAGCTCTACAGTCGCGGCCCGCATGGAACGCTGGAAGGTCGGTAGGTATAAAAAGACCGCTGACGCAGAAGCAGATTTGGGCAATACGCTTTTTTCTAGATCGAGAAGGTCGCGTCCGCGATAGGGCACTTTTCGATTTGGCGATCGATAGCAAGCTACGTGGCTGTGACCTTGTCAAGGTCAAGATCGGCGATCTAGTCTCGGGCGTAAATGTCAGAACCCGCTCGATTGTCGTGCAGCAGAAGACAGGCAGGCCAGTGCAGTTTGAACTGACCTCGGATGTGCGGGGAAGCCTGCTGGCTTGGCTAGAGTGCCGGGGCGGATCAATCCAGGATTTTGCATTCCCAAGTCGGGCGAACCCGGCTGAGCACCTAAGCGTGAGGCAATACGCACGCCTCCTGCACGAGTGGATAGATGCCGTGGGTCTACCAAGCGCGGAGTACGGCACGCACTCTCTGCGCCGCACCAAGGCCGCGATGATCTATCGGGCAACAGGAAATTTGCGTGCGATCCAGATCCTGCTGGGTCACTCTAAGATTGAAAACACTGTCCGATACCTCGGCGTCGATGTGGAGGACGCGCTGCTGCTTGCCGAGCGGACGGAGATTTGA
- a CDS encoding ATP-binding protein — MTNASSALWEIIGQSDQSPICAFDHEFKLIAFNRAHSDEFYRIYNYHVQIGDVFPDLFLPEQRPIIRGFMSRALSGEVFNVTEEFGDPDLSKPYWDIYYAPLRNADGTIIGAFHHAKDISARLRAEAALRAAEDALRQSQKMEAVGQLTGGVAHDFNNLLTIVKSAIEMLKLPTQKEGRRERYIGAIDEAVGRAAKLTQQLLAFARRQTLTPEPFDVRANLDSIEEMLKTLVGTRVAISRVLPDEPVCVRADKNQFDTALVNLVVNARDAMAGEGRVQINIEAVDSMPALRERPTIAGPFVAVTIVDTGTGIPPSDRERIFEPFYTTKPTGSGTGLGLSQVFGFARQSGGDIQVESEVGAGSRVTLYLPQIEAPASNEAVASVEDEIVTDMTPCVLVVEDNAEVAASTVDALDQLGFSTVLATNGLEGLREVNSAPERFDVVFSDVVMPGMTGIEMGKEIRRLHGGLPIVLASGYSHVLAAGGTDGFELIHKPYSIDQVSRVLRRAAAHRERSGFSPGHASA; from the coding sequence ATGACAAACGCATCTTCTGCATTATGGGAGATCATCGGGCAGTCTGACCAGTCTCCGATCTGCGCCTTTGATCATGAGTTTAAACTTATCGCCTTCAATCGCGCTCACAGCGATGAGTTCTATCGCATCTACAATTATCACGTTCAGATTGGCGATGTTTTCCCGGATCTGTTCCTTCCAGAGCAGCGACCGATCATCCGCGGTTTCATGTCGCGGGCGCTTTCAGGGGAGGTGTTCAACGTCACCGAGGAGTTCGGCGACCCTGATCTCTCCAAACCCTATTGGGACATCTACTATGCCCCCTTGAGAAACGCTGATGGGACGATCATCGGTGCGTTTCACCACGCGAAGGACATCAGCGCCAGGCTTCGAGCCGAGGCCGCACTTCGCGCCGCCGAGGACGCGCTTCGACAGTCACAGAAAATGGAGGCGGTCGGTCAGCTAACGGGGGGCGTCGCGCACGACTTCAACAATCTGCTGACGATCGTGAAGTCGGCGATCGAGATGCTGAAGTTGCCCACCCAAAAGGAGGGGCGTCGGGAGCGATACATCGGCGCAATCGATGAAGCAGTCGGTCGGGCCGCGAAGCTCACTCAGCAGCTTCTCGCATTTGCTCGGAGGCAAACGCTAACGCCGGAACCCTTTGATGTGAGAGCGAACCTCGATTCGATAGAGGAAATGCTCAAAACACTTGTCGGCACCAGAGTCGCAATATCACGAGTCTTGCCTGACGAACCAGTCTGCGTTCGCGCGGACAAAAACCAGTTTGACACTGCTTTGGTGAACCTCGTCGTCAACGCCCGAGATGCGATGGCTGGCGAGGGTCGCGTTCAAATCAACATAGAAGCGGTTGACTCGATGCCCGCTCTCCGGGAACGCCCCACGATAGCGGGGCCCTTCGTTGCGGTAACTATCGTGGACACAGGAACTGGTATCCCGCCATCGGACCGCGAGCGCATCTTCGAACCCTTCTACACCACAAAGCCTACGGGTTCGGGAACGGGCCTTGGACTTTCGCAGGTCTTCGGATTCGCACGTCAATCTGGGGGCGACATCCAGGTAGAAAGCGAAGTCGGCGCCGGTAGCCGCGTCACCTTGTATTTGCCTCAGATCGAGGCGCCGGCCTCAAACGAGGCCGTTGCTTCGGTCGAAGATGAGATTGTCACCGACATGACTCCTTGCGTCCTGGTAGTGGAGGACAATGCGGAGGTGGCGGCGAGCACCGTCGATGCTCTAGACCAGCTCGGCTTCAGCACTGTCTTGGCGACGAACGGTCTGGAAGGGCTGCGGGAGGTTAACAGCGCGCCTGAGCGCTTCGATGTCGTTTTTTCCGATGTCGTGATGCCGGGCATGACGGGCATTGAGATGGGCAAGGAAATCCGCCGCTTGCATGGTGGGCTCCCGATCGTGCTGGCCAGCGGCTACAGCCACGTTCTGGCCGCTGGTGGAACCGACGGTTTCGAGTTGATCCACAAGCCCTATTCCATCGATCAGGTCTCGCGAGTTCTACGGCGTGCCGCCGCGCACCGTGAGCGGTCCGGTTTCTCTCCAGGCCACGCCAGCGCTTGA
- a CDS encoding sigma-70 family RNA polymerase sigma factor, with translation MTSKTTLALEAAVAVILENRPNDGATSTNRQRVNVDRAHAQIMKLIAPRVRHFVRQYGLINYFEDAEQCCAIAVHRAVEAYEPEKAQFTTFVNWQIRGELQSLRFRVMTDQRPSAKRVAATTVSLNAILDSDGEMGSFLDALEDEFAVEATESAASDYLADGAKSSLIGAYVDHLRTVGMEALARRPLPKRQEAALRKELPRLRMNGIAAADLEKLEATIAREREIVEGRLFSGASLEQLAAETGVTAERVRQITKRAAKAIAGIAAVDPRFTVMAEAGPPASKRAQARATKASILADAALPHNRLSHVAAMDQFGPDYQSAFDASAALRQ, from the coding sequence ATGACGTCCAAGACCACGCTCGCGCTTGAAGCGGCAGTTGCAGTCATTCTTGAGAACCGTCCTAACGACGGTGCGACGTCGACCAACCGGCAGCGTGTGAATGTGGACCGTGCTCATGCGCAGATCATGAAGCTCATCGCACCCCGCGTTCGCCACTTCGTGCGGCAGTACGGGCTCATCAATTATTTCGAAGATGCTGAACAGTGCTGCGCCATCGCCGTGCATCGTGCGGTCGAAGCGTATGAGCCGGAGAAGGCGCAGTTCACGACGTTTGTGAACTGGCAGATCCGAGGCGAGCTCCAGAGCCTACGTTTCCGCGTGATGACCGATCAGCGGCCGTCCGCGAAGAGGGTTGCCGCCACGACGGTCTCTCTCAACGCCATCCTGGACAGTGACGGCGAGATGGGTTCGTTCCTGGACGCCCTCGAGGATGAGTTTGCCGTCGAGGCAACGGAGTCTGCCGCCTCGGACTATCTGGCGGACGGAGCGAAGTCGTCTCTAATCGGTGCCTATGTCGATCACCTGCGCACGGTGGGAATGGAGGCACTCGCCCGCCGCCCGCTGCCTAAGCGTCAGGAGGCGGCCCTTCGTAAGGAGCTCCCGCGCCTCCGCATGAACGGCATCGCCGCTGCAGACCTCGAGAAGCTGGAAGCGACGATCGCGCGCGAGCGAGAGATCGTCGAGGGTCGCCTTTTCAGTGGTGCGAGCCTCGAGCAACTCGCGGCCGAGACGGGTGTGACCGCAGAACGCGTTCGGCAAATCACCAAGCGCGCTGCCAAGGCGATCGCCGGCATCGCTGCCGTAGACCCCCGCTTCACCGTCATGGCCGAGGCTGGCCCCCCCGCTTCAAAGCGGGCCCAGGCTCGTGCAACCAAGGCATCTATCCTTGCCGATGCGGCACTTCCACACAATCGGCTGTCGCACGTTGCGGCCATGGATCAGTTCGGACCGGACTACCAGTCCGCTTTCGACGCTTCCGCTGCGCTGAGGCAGTGA
- a CDS encoding nuclear transport factor 2 family protein — protein MLKGIALFTALVAAAPASAQLAPGVRMPPEIGAAYGQLGKAMLAHDAAGVRAVWADDFIVNSPNNTVIGREDVIAVMEQDFLEYRDFHKHITFVGEKPEVTVVMGYDTMIPLKGPGAGKQVTRPFTDVWAKRSAGWQLIARQATIAKAE, from the coding sequence ATGCTCAAGGGAATTGCACTTTTTACAGCCCTCGTCGCTGCCGCGCCCGCATCTGCCCAGCTTGCGCCGGGGGTGCGAATGCCTCCGGAAATTGGCGCTGCGTATGGCCAGCTGGGGAAGGCCATGCTGGCTCATGACGCTGCAGGCGTCAGGGCCGTCTGGGCCGACGATTTCATTGTCAACTCGCCCAACAACACAGTCATCGGGCGAGAGGATGTGATCGCCGTTATGGAGCAGGACTTCCTCGAGTATCGCGACTTCCACAAGCACATCACCTTCGTTGGGGAGAAGCCCGAAGTGACTGTGGTGATGGGATACGACACAATGATCCCGTTGAAGGGGCCTGGCGCCGGCAAGCAAGTCACGCGCCCATTCACAGATGTATGGGCAAAGCGGAGCGCAGGTTGGCAGCTTATCGCCCGACAAGCCACCATCGCCAAGGCAGAGTAG